The following are from one region of the Stanieria sp. NIES-3757 genome:
- a CDS encoding TPR repeat-containing protein — MSVQNISQASQKLSIQECLDRGALLIKEGNIQQAIEIYQQGLSYHTNSASIYFKLGIALLEQGNLSEAYENFYKSVALEADFHWGHYGLGLFFAQQGKLSEAVDAYQQALTLNPDDFLIHQKLGEIFLEQNQLDLAEQHFLEVIKLNDNFHWAYYRLGQVYERLSKLDEAKNCFLKTIEIEPDFQLAKKHLASESFEEIIKKANSDFENQQFQKALTMYEVSLAFNPNHYHSMLRKGECLFRLKRYSDAEQTLLIVNQKFGDQFWLLICLGEVYFHQSKIKEAIVSFEKAINIDNKNLWCWHLLGKSYQAINEYQQALACFNQVVEIDSNNALGYLGLAELEKEQGNKSEAQVYWCKAIEYQPHNKWSYISLGYSYLEDKKNEQAEDIFNQALSFFGEDFDVIFAAAHAYLSKRDWHKSAQMLEQALAICPNNEEVKVRLLELYCYSGDLNKAKDYFNSLTITTVPPNSYYQAVAKLFCELGEWEKAFDFAAEAILKEPTNIHNHSLFIKVVRKSKKFKEALNVIEQELDNPEIRTNFLLIKTAILEQLIEPINEARQCLSLIKQENSCSRDLVICENRLRLKENIFSDQLSQVESIKTKIFYCTDKAYSLPTLVSIFSLHKHNKHKLKNNPIYVVADEPTLKLIKEAYQVLAQNLNLIIEFIDIESLFKGLSDYNLTTGYGVFTGGDSLSRTAYYRLFFGQVLNDISPNSRWLYIDSDTIILDSLEEIDYLDFNGYPIAARRERLKSEIEEAIKTNNLKSGRYYNSGVIAFDSNHPKLTDLLNKAVRIAVEEGHKLLYHDQCALNIAFDGQIADLSPRFNDFYPPYDQRTFDELMLRDQSLIIHLLDRPKPWDSLNKHQGSILWFQLLEDMSRFLPTKYMYELFEVLQSSI, encoded by the coding sequence ATGAGCGTACAAAATATTAGCCAAGCTTCGCAAAAACTATCAATACAAGAATGTTTAGATCGAGGAGCCTTATTAATTAAAGAAGGAAACATACAACAAGCTATTGAAATTTATCAACAAGGCTTAAGCTACCATACTAATTCTGCAAGTATTTATTTTAAGTTGGGCATAGCTTTGCTAGAACAAGGCAATTTATCAGAAGCTTATGAGAATTTCTACAAATCAGTCGCACTTGAAGCTGATTTTCATTGGGGTCATTATGGTTTAGGACTTTTTTTTGCACAACAGGGTAAATTATCTGAAGCAGTCGATGCTTATCAACAAGCATTAACTCTTAACCCAGATGATTTTTTAATTCATCAAAAACTTGGAGAAATTTTTTTGGAACAGAATCAGCTAGATTTAGCTGAACAACATTTTCTCGAAGTAATCAAATTAAATGACAATTTTCATTGGGCTTATTATCGTCTTGGTCAAGTTTATGAAAGATTATCGAAATTAGATGAGGCAAAAAATTGCTTTCTCAAGACAATCGAAATCGAGCCTGATTTTCAACTCGCCAAAAAACATTTAGCTTCAGAATCATTTGAAGAAATTATTAAAAAAGCTAATAGTGATTTTGAAAATCAACAGTTTCAAAAAGCTTTGACTATGTATGAAGTGTCATTAGCTTTCAATCCTAATCACTATCATTCCATGTTGCGTAAAGGAGAATGTCTATTTAGATTAAAAAGATATTCTGATGCGGAACAAACACTACTAATAGTCAATCAAAAATTCGGCGATCAATTTTGGCTTTTAATTTGTCTTGGAGAAGTTTATTTTCACCAATCCAAAATTAAAGAGGCAATTGTATCTTTTGAAAAAGCAATCAATATAGATAACAAAAATTTATGGTGCTGGCATTTATTGGGCAAGTCTTACCAAGCTATTAATGAATATCAACAAGCGTTAGCTTGTTTTAATCAAGTTGTTGAAATTGACTCGAATAATGCTCTTGGTTATCTTGGTTTAGCTGAACTAGAAAAAGAACAAGGAAATAAATCAGAAGCACAAGTTTATTGGTGCAAAGCTATTGAATATCAACCTCACAATAAATGGTCTTATATTAGTCTAGGATATTCTTACCTTGAAGATAAAAAAAATGAACAAGCAGAAGACATTTTTAATCAAGCTCTCAGCTTTTTTGGAGAAGATTTTGATGTTATTTTTGCAGCAGCACACGCATATTTATCAAAACGAGATTGGCATAAATCTGCTCAAATGCTTGAACAGGCTTTAGCGATTTGTCCTAATAACGAAGAAGTTAAAGTTAGATTACTAGAGTTATATTGCTATTCAGGTGATTTAAATAAAGCTAAAGATTATTTTAATAGCTTAACAATAACTACTGTACCACCTAATTCTTACTATCAAGCTGTAGCTAAATTATTTTGTGAATTGGGAGAATGGGAAAAAGCTTTTGATTTTGCAGCAGAAGCAATTCTTAAAGAACCTACCAACATACACAATCATAGTTTATTTATTAAAGTTGTGCGTAAGAGTAAAAAATTTAAGGAGGCTTTAAATGTCATAGAACAAGAGCTTGACAATCCAGAAATCAGAACTAATTTTTTACTAATCAAAACTGCCATCCTCGAACAGTTAATAGAACCAATTAACGAAGCGAGACAATGTCTATCTTTAATAAAACAAGAAAATTCATGCTCACGAGATTTAGTTATTTGTGAAAACCGATTAAGATTAAAAGAAAATATTTTTTCTGATCAACTTTCTCAAGTAGAATCAATTAAAACGAAAATATTTTACTGTACAGATAAAGCTTATAGTCTACCAACTCTAGTTTCTATATTTTCACTACATAAACATAATAAACATAAACTAAAAAATAATCCGATTTATGTTGTAGCAGATGAGCCTACTTTAAAATTAATCAAAGAAGCTTATCAAGTTTTAGCTCAAAACTTAAATTTAATCATCGAGTTTATCGATATTGAATCTTTATTCAAAGGGCTTAGTGATTATAACCTTACTACTGGTTATGGTGTTTTTACGGGAGGAGATTCTCTTTCTAGAACAGCTTATTATAGACTGTTTTTTGGTCAAGTATTAAATGATATTAGTCCGAATTCTCGCTGGCTATATATAGATTCGGATACTATTATTCTTGATTCTCTTGAAGAAATTGATTATTTAGATTTTAATGGTTATCCCATTGCAGCTCGTAGAGAAAGACTAAAATCTGAAATAGAAGAAGCAATTAAAACTAATAATTTAAAAAGTGGAAGATATTATAATTCTGGAGTCATTGCTTTTGATTCAAATCATCCCAAATTAACTGATTTATTAAATAAAGCAGTTAGAATTGCAGTCGAAGAAGGACATAAACTTCTTTACCACGATCAATGCGCTTTAAACATAGCATTTGATGGTCAAATTGCCGATTTATCTCCTCGCTTTAACGATTTCTATCCTCCTTATGACCAAAGAACATTCGATGAATTAATGTTAAGAGACCAGAGTTTAATTATTCACTTATTAGATCGACCTAAACCTTGGGATTCTCTTAATAAGCATCAAGGCTCTATCTTATGGTTTCAATTATTAGAAGATATGTCAAGATTTTTGCCAACAAAATATATGTACGAGCTTTTTGAAGTACTTCAATCTTCTATCTAG
- a CDS encoding TPR repeat-containing protein, producing MVTNNKSIEKAKANFEKGNELKEQGNFEESIQSYQQAIKIKPNYTQPLPKLAEIYESQQNWSEAVKCYQRMIGLNPVNHAPYLKLAKVLQQQNKIHGAIAAYQEAIELKPDLPAQVYKQLGDLLLQERDEVEVAIGYYQKAVELNSKWNAGFYTKYANTLMKQKRFDEAIAYYQKVIQLKPDLAKAYLSLGDALFKKGQLDEAMASYQKAIQLQPNFVGAYKKLGDIFKHKDHLDTAIRCYQKAIEIKPDATYIFRLLGDILKQQGKEQEAEQYYARATQ from the coding sequence ATGGTTACTAATAACAAATCTATAGAAAAAGCAAAAGCAAATTTTGAAAAAGGTAATGAATTAAAAGAGCAAGGAAATTTTGAAGAATCGATCCAAAGCTATCAGCAAGCAATCAAAATTAAACCTAACTATACTCAACCATTACCCAAGTTAGCCGAAATTTATGAATCTCAACAAAACTGGTCAGAAGCAGTTAAATGCTATCAACGAATGATTGGTTTAAATCCAGTAAATCATGCTCCTTATCTGAAATTAGCTAAAGTTTTACAACAACAAAACAAAATTCATGGCGCGATCGCAGCTTATCAAGAAGCAATTGAGTTAAAACCCGATCTTCCTGCTCAAGTTTACAAACAATTAGGAGATTTACTTCTACAAGAAAGAGATGAAGTAGAAGTTGCAATTGGCTATTATCAAAAAGCAGTAGAATTAAATTCCAAATGGAATGCTGGTTTTTATACTAAATATGCCAATACATTGATGAAACAAAAACGTTTTGATGAGGCGATCGCTTATTATCAAAAAGTGATTCAACTTAAACCAGACTTGGCCAAAGCTTATCTATCTTTAGGTGATGCGTTGTTTAAAAAAGGACAACTTGATGAAGCAATGGCTAGTTATCAGAAAGCAATTCAGCTTCAACCAAATTTTGTAGGAGCATATAAAAAATTAGGAGATATTTTCAAACACAAAGATCACTTAGATACAGCAATTCGTTGTTATCAAAAAGCTATCGAAATTAAACCAGATGCTACTTATATTTTCCGTTTACTCGGCGATATTTTGAAACAACAGGGTAAAGAACAAGAAGCCGAACAATATTATGCTCGTGCTACTCAATAA